CGGCTTTTCCCTCTTCTCCATTAGATTGATCGGAATTATCACTGCATGCTGCAAGAATCCCCGAAAATAAGACTAGTCCTAAAATGCTAAGCTTTTTCATAAATTCTGCTCTCCCTTTCTTGTTGAGTAATTCAGTATTTATATGTATTATTGACTATTGATAAAGATTATCATTATCAATAGTGAGTATAGAGAAAAGTAACTAGAAAGTCAATGATAATCATTATCATTGCATCATGAAAAAAGAAGCAGGAATTTCCTGCTTCTTAAAATTTACTGTTCGAATTCATCCAAATATTTTTCGTAGCCACGTTCCGCCATTTCTTCTTTTGGAATGAATTCCAACGCAGCTGAATTCATGCAATATCTTAGTCCTGTTGGCTGAGGACCGTCTTTAAATACATGGCCAAGATGAGAATCTGCTTCCTTACTTCTAACTTCGGTTCGGGAACCAAAAATACCTGGATCTTTTTTAGTTACAATATTCTCTTCCGCAAGCGGTTGAGTAAAACTTGGCCATCCAGTTCCAGATTTGTATTTATCCACGGAACTGAACAAAGGCTCTTTGGAAATGATATCTACATAGATACCCTCGTCGGTGTTATCCCAATATTTATTTTCAAAAGCTCGTTCCGTACCATCTTTTTGCGTAACCTTATATTGAACTGACGTTAACATGTCTTTTAATTCCTTTTTAGAATAAGTGACAGTCTCTCCGTTAAAGTTAGTCACGGTTAGATCACCTTCCTCTTCGTTCTGATGTTTCTCTTGTCCAGATGAGTTTCCACTGACTACAGACACTGTAATGAATGACCCAATTAATACAAACAACATCCCATATAAAACTTTTTTCTTCATGGGCAGATTCTCCTTTTATAGTCTCAGAGAAATGACTATATCTTAATCATAACATGAGCAAACTCTGCAGCTAACTATTGTGCTTGCATATAAATTATGAAAACCGACTTTTTTGGTAATCCTATGGATAATAAAAGAATGGAGTGATTTTATTGAAATTATTAAGTACAAGTTTTATCTTGCTGCTTTTGTTGTTAGCAGGATGTAACAATGCGAACAATCAATCCAGTGAACCATCTCAAAATGAGCCAGCACCAGAAAGTATTTCTTATCAGCAGATTAATGAGTCACGGCCCTTTAACTTTAATAGGTTTGAGCTGGAAGTTGATTATGTAGATCGATTGTCTTATCACATTGACTACGTTAATTTAGAAAACAGAACAGAAGCACGTATTGACGATTTTGATCGGCAGAAAGTTACAGGAGAAGAAGCATTTAACCAGCTTTCCCCCCATTTTAGAGAAATGAGTTTTGATGAGAACACACCAGAAGACGATGTAATTAGCGAAGTGCTAACAGTTCTTGGACTCGAAGCTCCTTATAAGGAATTCAAATTAGAAGTAACCTACCAGGATGGTACCGAAGTAACATATGAGGATTAAGTATTAAAACCGCCAACTGTTATTACAGATGGCGGTTTTAATAGTATGGATGGTTTATTTTTTATTTAGTGTTCGGAGTTGCTACTAAGTATTAATCAGAACTATTAAGTAATTTAGTGGCTCCATTTTTCTGCTCCACTTGATTTTCCTTCATTAATTTGCCTACAGCTCTTTTAAAAGCTGACTTACTAATTTGAAAAGTATCACGTATCTTCTCAGGATCGCTGCTATCATCTAAATAGACGATCCCATCGTTTTCCTTCAAGTAATCAAGAATGACATCTGCATCTTCTTTTCTACTTTCTTTCTTAACTGGACGTAAAGATAAGTTAATTGATCCATCATCTTTTACATCAATTACCCTTGCGACTACAGTTTCTCCTAATCTTGGTTCCTCTTTTCGTTCATTGGGATGGATAAATCCTCTATACCCTTCTTCTGTTAATACCGAGGAGCCAGCTTTTGTTGAGCGGTACACTCTTCCTTGAGTCTCGGTATTTAAAATAGAAGCGGGAGCCGGCTTTAAATCATCCCAAACTTCCTGCTCTGTAATAGGTTCAGCCAGAAGACGCCCTTTTTTATCTAATTCTAAGCTGACAAATAAAAAGTCGCCTTTCACCGGCCAGACTGATTTTAGCAATGGAAGGTCATCTGTTGAAACTAAAATCTCTTTATCCTCTAATCCTATATTCACGAATACACCCATGTTCGTCACCACTTCTTCTACTTCGGCCCATCCATAGGAGTGGCGGGTTACTTCAGGAATAGTCATGCTTGCAACAGCCTGTCCTTTTTTATTTGTGTATAGAAATACCTTTATAGACTGATCTAAATCAATCTCCTCATGTACTGCTTCATCTGGCAGCAATATTTCTGTGTCGTTGTATTTTAAAATAAATCCATTAGTTATTTTCTTTGATACTTTACAACTCTGTATCGTTCCAATCAGGGAATGATCCATGGATATTGTTCGCTCCTTTGTAACGTAATGTAACCCATTATAGCCTAGATGAAAAATTTTTAAAACAAAGATCTTGAGAACTTAAGTTTATTCAGTCTAGTCGATTAGAAATCCATAGAAAAAGTGTGGCGTCTGCCACACTTTCCACTATTAATACAACCATGCAGCTCCTACGATAATAAGGAGAATAAACAACACAACGATTAGCGCGAAGCCCCCACCATATCCTCTACTCACATTAATTCCCCCTTTCACTACTTATATATGCAGGAGCTTGAAAGGTGGTATGGGTGAATGGAGGAGTTTTTCTCAGTTAGGGTTTGCCCTGTTTGCAAATTCATTAGCAATCAATTGGTAAGAGTGTTTCTTTTTTTTAAAATCAAAAATGTTAGTAATCATTAAAAATTCGTTAATACGATACTCATCAGCAAGACTTTCTAATTGATCTACTACTTGTACAGGATTACCAATGATACATCTTCTTCGATTCTTGCGTATTTTATCCTTTTCGATTTCTGTCAAAGTTTCTTGACTAACTTCGTCCTGAGGAGGAATTCTAGTCTCCAGACCTTTTTCAACTTGTAAGAGCCACATATCCTGACTTTTAGCCATCTCTTCTGCTTCTTCTTCTGTATTTGCACATACAACAAACACACAAGCATTTACTTCGGGTTGACGGCGAGCTAAGGAAGGCTTGAACTTTTCACGGTAGGTCTGCAATGTGTCGGCGGCATGATCAGGATTAATAAAATGACCAAAAGTAAAACCTGTTCCATGCATAGCTGCATGTTTTGCTCCACGTTCCGTTAAACCTAATACCCATATTTCCGGCTGGTATAGACTATCTGGACGTGCCGTAACACCAAAATAGGGATCTCCCTTTTCCATAGACTGAAATAAAAACTTTTGAAGTTCTTTTACCTGCCGCGAAAAGGAACTCAACGGCTTTTCAATACCATCTGTAAGAGCTAATCTGGTTTTCTTGCCCCCGCCCGGTGAACGGCCCAAACCTAAATCAATTCTTCCGGGATGAAAATTTTCAAGCATTCTAAAATTCTCCGCTACTTTCAAGGGGCTATACTGAGGGAGTAAGACGCCTCCAGATCCCACACGAATAGTGTTAGTAGCTTGAGCGATTTGACCGATTAGAATCTCAGGAGAAGAACTCGCCAGACCATTCGTGCTATGGTGCTCAGCAACCCAGTAGCGATAGTAGCCCAAATTCTCTGTAAACTTTGCAAGTTCAATCGAATGGTGAAGGGCTTCATTTGCAGTTTCCCCTTTAGAAATAGGACTCTGATCTAAAACACTGAGCTTCATGATGATCTTCCTTTCAAATAAACCGGCAGTTACGTAAAATTTTACTTATATACATCTTTCATGATTTGCTGTAAGATTTGTAACTGTTCCTCAAATAAGATTTTGTACCTCTTCTTTAATACATCAAATTCTTCTTTTCCTTTATCAGTCAGGTAATACCAGTACACTTTTTGTCTTTTCTTATCATGAGATTTATAATCTTCCCGTCTGTATAGGAGCCCTTCTTCTGTCATGTCGTGAAGAGTATCCAGTAACGTAGAAGGTGCAGGTATCCAGTTCTTTGTTAATTGTTTAAACTCTGTTTTAAAATGTTCACTAATCATTGGTTGATGGATTTGAAGTAAATGCATAATATAAAACTTTGTAAATTGAGCGGCACTCATGTTTAAAGCGAATCGCTTGGGATTATTTTTATGAGACATCCTTATCCACTCCTTAAGTATAAGCTTCTACCTCTATTTTACAATAAAGAGTGGACAGTTTGTCTACTTTTACGCACATTCGTTCGGTTATTTTTGTTTTGTTGTTTATAAGTTCGGAGTTGCTACTAAGTTTTAAGAGAGAATGAGTTAAATCCGCGAACCCGTTTAATCTAAATTAAATGAAATTCCGATTTTTCCAAAGTTTTTCGTATCTCTTAAGTATTCAAAAGCGTTTTTGTAATTTTCTAATGAAAATACACGATCGAGCTGAGGTTTTATGTTGTGTTTTTCAATAAATTGAAGCATCTCTTTTAGCTCTTCTGCGCTGCCCATCGTAGAGCCAAGCAAGTTGTACTGTCCATAGAAAAACTTTCGAATATCTAGTTGAATTTGATCTTCTGTCGTAGCCCCGAAGGTTACTACGGTTCCTCCTTTTCGTATTATATTTAGTGATTTATCGAATGTAGCCTTGCCGATACTTTCAATTAATAAATCGATAGACTCATTATGAAGTGCTTCATTCCAGTCGTCTTCTGTATGAATGGCTCGATCTGCTCCTAATGTTAAAGCCTGTTGAAGTTTATCTTCAGAACGAGATGTAACGATAACCCTGGCTCCAATAGCTTTCGCGTATTTCAAGGCAAATGTAAGTACACCGCTGCCGATTCCAGGAAGCATAACGGTTTGATCTTTCTGCAAATTGCCTCGAGTGAATAGAGCTCGATAAGCAGTTAAAGCAGCAAGAGATAATACTCCAGCTTCTTCAAAGCTTAAATGTGAAGGTTTAGCCTCGAAGTGATTCTCATCACTGGTATAGAACTGCGCAAACGTTCCGTGATCAGGAAGGCCTACGATTTCAAATCCTTCCGGAGGTGCCGAACTGTTTTTCTGCCAGCCCAATCCTGGGTTAACTAAAACTTCATCACCGATTTGAAATCTGCTTACTTTTTCCCCGACTTCTATAACTGTACCTGCGGCATCGGAGCCTGGAATTAACGCAGGGTCTTCCGGCTGGTGTCGTTTAGTAATGACAGCCAAATCACGCCTGTTCAACCCGGCTGTATGTACCTTTACTTTCACTTCCTTTTCCCCAAGCATAGGCTCTTCCATTTCTTTTACTGTTAACCCTTCGACTCCAACTTTTTGTTCATGTACAATTGCTTTCATTTTCAGCACTCCTTCCAATGGATGATTCTTAACAAGTCTATCAATTAAGTACGGAACTATCCACCACTTACCATTGTTGAGGCTACTTGAAGAGGGTTTTTATGCTCGTTACTTTCAAAGAAGAGCATATCGCTCTCCGTGTATATCCTTTCTTTTCCTTTAGGCTCTTTTAAAGTTTATTGTTAATTTTCCATAAAAGGCTTATTACACAATAGGGCCGGATTGTGGAAGACTCAGTTTCGAGATATTTTGTAGAGAAAGGGGCTCCAGGGAACGACTCGCTTTCCGCGGGCATGTGGTGAGCTTCCTCAGGCTTTGCCTTCCGGGATCTCACCGATCATGTTCATCCCGCAGGAGTCTTCGCCGTTCCCTTCCGCCCCTTTGCGATCATTGAGAGCTCGAAGTTCTCTGCATACACACCTTCCAATGAACAAGGATCATCTATAATCTACCTTGATTTTTACTGTTTTGTTTACGTGTAGGAACCCTGTTATAGAAGCATTTGAGGCAGATACAGCTTGGCTCCTGTCTTCTATAGCAGGGTCCGTTCACTATATCGTTGGGGTGGCGGAGGAAACGACGAGACTCCCGCGGGAGAAGGAGCTAGGCGAGACCCCACAAGGAGTGTTAACGACTGAGGAGGCTTCTGGTAAAAGGAGGATCGACTAAAGTCGCCACGTCCTGTGGCAACGTCGATCGACCCTACGTCTTGTAGGGCCGCAGGAAAGCGAGTTGTTTCCGTAGCCGCCCCATCCTTTTTTGGCATTGGACCCGAGTTATCTCGAAACTGAGTCTTCAACAAACGGGAGCTTTACCTTAAAATCAACACGGAAGTTTAACAGAACCTTCCTTTAAAAAAGTGAAAGAAACAATTCCAATCTATAATGTCGTGAGGTCGAATACTGTAATTTCTATCCAAGAGCTGGTTTACCTTTTTTTCTTATGTATTGACCTTAAGATGAGCAAGCTTGCACAGCCTTTAAAAACCTCTCTTTTATAAGAAAGATTTTGTTAAGACCTGATGAATCTTTTAAATAATTGACGATGTGCAACAAAGGTAGCCCGTTGTGAACACCACTGTTATTCCTGTATGCTTTCTCCTTTTACCTTACCTGTAAGCTAAATGACGCTACATAAATATATAAAAGCCCATCTCTGTAATAAACAGAAATGGGCTTATTTATAGAATAATAGCAATTTCAAAGGGGGAGAATGCTGGTATTATTCACTTAGGACTTTAACTTGCACAGACTGTCTGCCGAAATCAAGAGCATCTTCGCGCTCTGGAATAAAGACATCAATACGGTTACCATTGATAGCTCCGCCTGTATCTGCTGCAATAGCTTCACCGTAGCCTTCTACATATACTTTAGATCCTAGTGGAATGACATCAGGATCCACAGCAATAACTTTTTGATCAGGATTTGCACGAAGGTCCACACCTGTAGCAGTAACACCACTGCAGCCAGTACAGAACGCGGTGTAAGCTGTAGCTTCTGCTGTAAATTCTTTCACTACATCACTGCTTGAATCACTAGATTCTTCTGATTTAGATTCAGAAGCTGATTCATTACTTGATGAATCATCGTTGTTGGATGAACTGGCTGAAACTTCAGGTTCAGAAGAAGCTTGTCCATTCACTTTAAACTTATCTCCAGGGTGGATTAGAGTAGAATCAAGATTGTTCCAATCCATCAGATCATCTACGCTAATTCCATATTTGTTAGAGATTTTATATAGAGTATCACCGGACTTAACCGTATAAGTGGCGTCGTTACTGCTTTTTTCAGAAGAAGAACTTGTCTCTTTTGATACCGTAAGCTGCTGGTTAGGGTAAATTATATTTGAATTCAAGTCGTTCCAAGATTTCAGTTGATTTACAGATACATCATATTTTTTTGAAATGCCCCAAAGCGTGTCACCTTTATCAATCGTATATTCTTCAGCACTCACAGAAGTTGCGAATGCACCTGTTAATGCTACCGTAGCTGCTACTGAGAAAATTTTCTTTTTCATGTAGTTAATGCCTCCTCTAATTAATTCCAAAAATCACGAAGTGTTTATTTCACTAACTACAAGACTATCAGAATTTCTTTATATTTTAAGAACAAACACCTAACAGTTTGATTTCAAAGGTAACATCCATGTTTCATAGAGATTACAAACCTCTGCATTAAAAATGTATACCAGTGAAATTATGACAAATTCAGCTTTTTCTAATGAGTGGCAAGAGAACTTTTCTATTTGTCCACAAATTTATGGTATAGTTATAAACCCTCTCTTATCAAAAAAAAGCCTGCCCTCATGGGCAGGCTTCTTACTATTCAGCTAATGCTGCTACTTGCTTTTGGACCTCTGGATCATTTAAATACTCATCATAACTCATTTCTTTATCCACGATACCATTTGAAGTAATTTCAATAATTCGATTCGCAATCGTCTGGATAAACTCATGGTCATGGGAAGCAAAGATGACCGATCCCTTAAAGCGAATCAACCCTTTGTTCAGAGATGTAATGGATTCCAGGTCTAAGTGGTTGGTAGGTTCATCTAATAGTAACACGTTGGCTTTAGAGAGCATCATCTTAGAGAGCATGCAGCGAACCTTCTCTCCACCGGAAAGCACATTAGCTTTCTTCAAAGCTTCTTCTCCGGAGAACAGCATACGTCCAAGGAAACTTCTTAAGAACGTTTCTGTTTCATCTTCAGGAGAATATTGACGAAGCCATTCCACCAGGTTCAAGTCAGAGCGTTCAAAGAACTTCGAGTTATCTTTAGGGAAGTAACTCTGGGAAGTAGTGACTCCCCACTTATACGTTCCTTCGTCAGGCTCTATTTCACCCATAAGAATTTGAAAGAGAGTAGTCTTTGCGGTTTCATTAGCTCCGACTAATGCCACTTTATCATCTTTATTAAGTGTAAAGCTGATATTATCCAACACTTTGACACCATCAATCGTCTTAGATAAGTTCTTTACTGTTAATAAATCGTTCCCTATTTCTCGTTCAGCCGTAAAAGCGATGTACGGATACTTACGAGAAGAAGGCTGAATGTCATCAAGTGTAATCTTTTCTAATAATTTTTTACGTGACGTTGCCTGCTTAGATTTCGAGGCATTGGCACTAAACCTGGCGATAAATTCCTTCAAGTCATTAATTTTTTCTTCTTTTTTCTTATTTTGTTCCTCAGCCATTCTTGAGGCCAACTGACTTGATTCATACCAGAAGTCGTAGTTACCTACATAAACTTGGATTTTACCATAATCAAGGTCAGCAATATGAGTACATACATTATTTAAGAAGTGGCGGTCGTGAGATACTACGATGACTGTATTTTCAAAATCAATCAAGAAGTCCTCTAACCACTGAATCGCTTTAATATCTAAGTGGTTGGTAGGCTCATCCAGTAAAAGAACATCCGGATTTCCAAATAGGGCTTGCGCAAGCAGGACCTTTACTTTATCCGATGCAGCTAAATCCCTCATCTGTTTTTCATGAAGGTTTTCTTTAATACCAAGTCCTGTCAATAGACGAGCTGCATCAGATTCAGCTTCCCATCCATTCATCTCGGCAAATTCACCTTCAAGTTCAGCCGCTCGCATACCGTCCTCTTCAGTGAAATCACCTTTCATATAAATGGCATCTTTTTCTTTCATTACTTCGTACAAACGGGTATTCCCCATGATCACGGTTTCCAGAACCTGATACTCATCATACTCAAAGTGGTTTTGCTTTAAAACAGAGAGACGCTGGTTGTTCTTTAAAGAAACTTCGCCAGTCTGTGGTTCGAGCTCTCCACTTAGAATTTTCAAGAAGGTTGACTTTCCTGCGCCATTGGCGCCAATTAATCCGTAACAGTTTCCAGGGGTGAACTTTATATTTACGTCTTCAAATAACTTTTGATCGCCGAAACGAAGACTAACATTATTTACATTTAACATAAAAAATCCTCCAGTATTCGAATGTATAACATTAAGACATTATATCATTCATCCGAAAGATATAACAGGTCTCACTTATGATTTAAAATAATCTTGTTCAATCAGCCATTCTTTAAATAGCTCAAAATCATTCTCCACAGTTTCTTTATAATGTCTGGACCACAAACTTAATTGATGGCGAAACAATTTCTGATTAGAGCCTATCGCTTTAAGGATGGCCTTTTCGCTATGGTAATCCATAATCCCATTCTCGATATCTGCATCTGCGCGTGCGTGGATTTTCGCACTAATTTGAGCCATGGTTTTGATCGTCTGTGAAAATTTCTTATAGTCATCCAGATTCTTTTCTCTTAAGTCCTTTGAGAAAGGTGACCTTTCACGCACATAGAAATCATGTCCATCCATTCGGAAGTACCCTAAATATGGGTCTGCCTGATGGTGCATGGCGTGCTGGGTGTGTGCGACTCTTCTTCCCTGATGTTTGTTATCTTCCCAAAATTGTTCATCATAAGGGAAGAAATAAGCTGGAATCGGAGAACGTGCCTCTTTGGCTTCTAAAATAATATCATCGTGGTGTACTTCATCCTCTTGTCCTTCTATCAGGATGTAATATCGCTTAAGACCTGTCGATCCAATACCTGAACCGTTTTTCTTTACAACATCTTTAATATTGTAGAATGAATCATACTTTTTCGTTTCTGGATTTAAAGATGACAGATACTCTTTCCACGCGGATTCAAGTTTGTCCCTTTCCTGTTTTGAGACGGATGAAAGTTTATCTTTTCCAATATCAAATGAGCGGATGGAGTTATGATCGACTACCGTTTGTTTATCAAGCTCATGAGAAGCATGTCTTTCTTCAATTTTTTTCAGAGTTTTTTTAATTGGACCTTTCGTATTATCGGAAGTAAATTGAAGATATTGCGGGTCTTCGTCTCCTTCTTGAAAGGCTTTTAGCTGCTTACGATACGTTTTTAAATATTGATCAACAAGTTCATCTTCTTCTTTATCTGAAAATCCTTGTTTTTCAGACATAAGACGGATGCTGACAACCATTCGGAGAATATCGTATAAATAAGAACCTAAATAACCTTCGTCAAAATCATCAACATCGAAAACAATGTCATGGTTTTCATTTAGGAAGGCACTAAAGTTGTCAAAGTGCATGTCTCCCATAATCCAAGTGGGTTTATCTTTTGGAGTGTGAAAAGTAAAGGGGAATTCAGTAACATCAAAGAAGAATAAATAAGCACTGCCTCTAAAAAAGCTGTAGGAATCTTCTCTCATTTTCTGATATTTCTTCTTGCGGCTGGACTGGGATAACTTCATAATACTTCCGTCGAATTGCTCAAGTATCGTGCCGAGTGTGTTTTTTCTGAGTTTTTTCTTAGTTGATAATATATGTTCCATCTTCGGATCCATATAGCACCCCTCCCATAATTAATTGTTGTCTTTTCCCGCTTCACGCTTCATTATAAACAAAAAAGCGGCCGCTCGAAAGGCGGCCGCTTCGCTATCTTAATTTTTATAATACAAACTATTGTTCTCCACTACTTGCAGGACTTTATTTTCCTGTTTCATCGGATTGCCGCATTTAGGGCAAAGATTTTCTTCATTTGTTCTGAAGTTATCCCTCATCCAACAGTTACAGTCGTCAGATGTGCAAACCCAAATTTTAGTTTCTTCTTCTTTAATTTCTGCCTGATTCTTTTTACCGAAAGCCATGTTTGAAGCCTCCTCTAGACATAAATTATGTAAAAGAGACTGACTCTGAAGCCAGTCTCTTTCTATTTTTTAAATTATAATTTAGTTACGTTTGCAGCTTGTGGTCCGCGGTTACCTTCTGTGATTTCGAATTCCACAGATTGACCTTCTTCTAGAGACTTAAAGCCTTCTTCGTTGATCGCGCTGAAGTGTACGAATACATCGTCTTCTCCTTCAACCTCAATAAAACCAAAACCTTTTTCCGCGTTAAACCACTTCACTGTACCTGTTTTCATAGGAATGGATCCTCCAATATTTCTAAAATTAATATGTGCTTACCATACTGAAAAAATCACATATTATAAAAAGTACCAATAATGCTTGATCACTCTTTATAATAGGTGATTCTTATTAATTGGTAAGCGATATTTCTTATATAGAATATAATACTATGACTCACCGGTTAAGTCAAGTAGTGCTTCTTAACATCCTATACAGTTAAGTATATCCATTTCTGATAAGATTTATTCCTCTTTTTCACGATTTTTCTATGATGCCACAGGCAATCCTCTTTCCGGCCTTCCCGCTAGGCTGAGACCGATAGTCATCGGGCTGTTGATGGATGATGACCGATTTTCCAATAATATCTTTAACCCGAAACCGGTCTGTAAAGAAAATCATCCGAGCTCTCCCCTGATTAGAAAACAACACCGGGAAGTCACCTGCATGATTTCCATGTGGTTGCTGATCCGGGTTCCAATGTCCTCCGGCCGAAGCAAAAGGATCTTTTCCTTCTCCTAATTCACAAATTCCTTTTTCATGAATGTGAAATCCATGAGGCCCCACCTGTGTTCCATCCTTTAAGATCTGAAATTCAGGCAGGCCTTCAACTTGAACAAAAACCTCTACCCCATATGGCATTTCGTAAAAATACATGGCCCCTTTTAAATCAGGAGCCAGCGGACTACTCCTAAAAGTTACCTTGGCTGTCTGGGAAGTATAAGCTGACCTGTAAGGTGAGTAGGAATAATACGGATACATACTGTTCTACCTCCTTTGTCCTTATAAATATGATTAAACTAAAGACTTCATGATCGTAAATTCATTTCATCGCAGAGGGAATTTTTATGATCATCATACAAACAGGGCCTGAAATAAGTTCAGACCCTTTACAGAGATGTGATTTTCAAAGATTCGCTGTGTAAGAAGGAGGAAGAAGTCCTTACACGTAGATATCTTTTCACTTGATCTAGCTTATGAACACAATGCTCAGGTTAGACCAGTTTATTTATCTGTTCAAACTTTTTCTCTAGAGGACCAATATCGGGCGGGTTCTCTACACTATGAATCAGGCTATTGAAGGAAGCATCAATTTGATGGCGCCATTCATGTACATGA
The Halobacillus halophilus DSM 2266 DNA segment above includes these coding regions:
- a CDS encoding superoxide dismutase family protein, which codes for MYPYYSYSPYRSAYTSQTAKVTFRSSPLAPDLKGAMYFYEMPYGVEVFVQVEGLPEFQILKDGTQVGPHGFHIHEKGICELGEGKDPFASAGGHWNPDQQPHGNHAGDFPVLFSNQGRARMIFFTDRFRVKDIIGKSVIIHQQPDDYRSQPSGKAGKRIACGIIEKS